Proteins from one Paenibacillus amylolyticus genomic window:
- a CDS encoding DEAD/DEAH box helicase — translation MAPFTIMDIKLLCGVTAFKRGEDYNQSGRVTNLVVSKDQLHYEAQVRGSERYQVTVDIDGTGEVVAGCSCPGDGRHYDYCKHVAAVLLAIHEWGEQQEHNGTINSGKPTQSATGQGANTSSSTGSKSRVGTLVEESKWERPQSDSQREQMNNAPARAPVHFAQAGRPSSATGWGRSADKPSYRTADQILSMFAKDRRPLHGNDRKYTAPVSRSSLQEELQVQFICKLIQVHKGGGKLALELKVGNKRLYVVQKVKQFLNCIEKGEPMSFTKLFHYDPMMHVFNPQDQAILSMLIRMRQSEEAYRQSISGYLGASDGREILIAPLVWKPLLELLLQADSRMEGTGFANGPLTLGEGVLPLFYRIAQGTNEGYQLEISGLRELILLPAYDAAVVEGQLHMLEPMQMRSLEDLSAALNSYGIKESIDISTHQVDEFVQHVVPELRTLGHLSIDSQVREQIAEPELSPKLYIDFYRERITARLEFDYEVMVINPLAEYLIDEEEKKVILVRDRYKERNLIERLDRSFLERDGSVWASEREDAIYDVMYHLLPELEKQVEIYIPNAVKAMVQSYPTPPKVRADLGRGLDWLEISFEMEGVDEQELQELMRRIVEKKPYFRLKSGVFLSLENEGADSFAHMADSLGLGADDIKSSHIRLPAVRALQLPGRDEVSGHVKWGGSLKRFLDDLRDPERMDFALPGSLTPILRDYQNSGYQWLRTLAYYRFGGILADDMGLGKTLQSIAYITAVLQEKPEYNIDHTGSDKYRESGSLWGGETLATANIDPETGLPLDKMASENTDGSWSTMQQDGLTVRTKVIHPPVLVVAPASLTYNWANEFSRFAPHLNVLIAAGQKEERANMLSGMDEADVIVTSYPLLRRDLDTYLGRTFHTLILDEAQAIKNASSQTAQAVKQIQAPRRFALTGTPVENSLDELWSIFEAVFPGLFPSYRRFLDLPPERISRMVRPFILRRLKKDVLEELPDRIETVQRSELTVEQKKLYAAYLSQLQDEASKDMEDNGFQKNRIKILAGITRLRQLCCHPALFVEGYQGDSGKMEQLLETVEDCLAAGKRILIFSQFASMLNLIRQTLAAQGRNLFYLDGQTPAQSRVEMCHRFNEGEAELFLISLKAGGTGLNLTGADTVILYDLWWNPAVEEQAIGRAHRMGQKQVVQVIRLVTEGTIEEKILELQQRKKDLIAEVIEPGDGGSTTLSEQDIRELLMV, via the coding sequence GTGGCGCCATTCACAATCATGGATATCAAATTGCTGTGCGGGGTCACGGCATTCAAGCGCGGAGAAGATTATAACCAATCTGGCAGGGTGACCAATCTGGTGGTCAGTAAGGATCAGCTTCATTATGAAGCACAGGTACGTGGATCGGAGCGCTATCAGGTGACGGTGGATATAGATGGAACGGGTGAGGTTGTGGCAGGTTGCAGTTGTCCGGGTGATGGCAGACATTATGATTATTGCAAACATGTAGCTGCTGTTCTGTTGGCTATTCACGAATGGGGTGAGCAGCAGGAGCATAATGGCACAATTAACTCTGGGAAGCCTACTCAATCTGCTACGGGTCAAGGAGCCAATACCAGTTCCAGCACAGGTTCCAAGTCTAGGGTCGGGACGCTGGTTGAAGAGAGCAAGTGGGAGCGCCCTCAGTCTGATTCACAACGAGAGCAGATGAATAATGCTCCAGCGCGTGCTCCTGTTCATTTTGCCCAAGCAGGTCGTCCAAGCTCAGCTACGGGGTGGGGCCGTTCGGCGGATAAACCATCTTATCGTACGGCGGACCAGATTCTGTCCATGTTTGCCAAGGACCGGCGACCGTTGCATGGAAATGACCGTAAATACACTGCACCTGTCAGCCGTTCCTCCCTGCAGGAAGAGTTGCAGGTCCAGTTTATATGCAAACTGATACAGGTTCATAAGGGTGGAGGGAAACTTGCTCTTGAACTGAAAGTGGGTAACAAACGTCTGTATGTGGTGCAGAAAGTGAAGCAATTCCTGAACTGTATCGAAAAGGGCGAGCCAATGTCATTCACCAAGCTGTTCCACTATGATCCAATGATGCATGTTTTCAATCCGCAGGATCAGGCTATTCTCTCGATGCTTATTCGAATGAGACAGAGTGAAGAAGCATATCGTCAATCCATTTCCGGTTATCTGGGAGCTTCCGATGGAAGGGAGATACTGATTGCTCCACTCGTATGGAAGCCATTGCTGGAATTACTGCTACAGGCTGACAGTCGGATGGAGGGTACGGGATTTGCCAATGGACCACTCACACTGGGTGAAGGTGTATTGCCTTTATTTTACCGGATTGCCCAAGGAACGAATGAAGGGTATCAGCTTGAAATTTCCGGACTGCGTGAGCTGATTCTTCTCCCTGCTTATGATGCTGCTGTGGTGGAAGGACAGCTGCACATGTTGGAGCCGATGCAGATGCGAAGTTTGGAGGACTTGAGTGCGGCACTCAATTCATATGGGATCAAGGAAAGTATTGATATTTCGACCCACCAGGTGGATGAGTTTGTGCAGCATGTTGTACCTGAACTGCGTACGCTCGGACATCTGTCCATTGATTCACAGGTGCGAGAACAGATCGCGGAACCGGAACTTTCACCGAAGCTGTACATCGACTTCTATCGTGAACGTATTACAGCACGTCTGGAATTCGACTATGAAGTCATGGTAATTAATCCGCTGGCGGAGTACTTGATCGATGAAGAAGAGAAAAAGGTTATTTTGGTGCGTGATCGATACAAAGAGCGGAATCTGATTGAGCGGCTGGATCGATCCTTTCTCGAAAGGGATGGCAGTGTCTGGGCAAGCGAACGGGAAGATGCCATCTATGATGTCATGTACCATCTGCTGCCTGAACTTGAGAAACAGGTCGAGATCTATATACCAAATGCCGTGAAGGCGATGGTGCAATCCTATCCAACACCGCCGAAAGTCCGGGCAGATCTGGGTAGAGGATTGGACTGGCTGGAGATTTCATTTGAGATGGAAGGTGTGGACGAGCAGGAGCTTCAGGAACTTATGCGCCGCATTGTGGAAAAGAAACCGTATTTCCGCCTCAAGAGTGGCGTCTTTCTCTCGCTTGAAAATGAAGGTGCAGACAGCTTCGCTCACATGGCCGATTCACTTGGACTGGGAGCAGATGACATCAAGAGCAGCCATATCCGGCTGCCAGCTGTTCGGGCGTTGCAATTGCCAGGCAGGGATGAGGTTTCGGGGCACGTGAAGTGGGGAGGCTCCTTGAAACGTTTCCTTGACGATCTGCGTGATCCTGAACGGATGGATTTTGCATTGCCGGGATCTCTGACCCCCATCCTGCGGGATTATCAGAATAGCGGATACCAGTGGCTGCGTACCCTCGCTTATTATCGTTTTGGCGGTATTCTGGCGGATGATATGGGACTTGGCAAAACGTTGCAAAGCATCGCCTATATCACAGCAGTACTTCAGGAGAAGCCCGAGTACAACATTGACCATACGGGTAGTGATAAGTATCGGGAGAGCGGATCATTATGGGGCGGTGAAACGTTGGCCACTGCCAACATCGATCCCGAAACTGGACTCCCTTTGGATAAGATGGCATCAGAGAATACGGATGGTTCATGGTCCACGATGCAGCAGGATGGATTAACGGTCCGGACGAAGGTCATTCATCCTCCGGTACTTGTCGTGGCGCCTGCCTCGCTGACCTATAACTGGGCTAATGAGTTTTCGAGGTTTGCCCCGCATCTGAACGTTCTGATCGCAGCCGGGCAGAAAGAAGAACGAGCCAATATGCTTTCAGGCATGGATGAGGCAGATGTGATTGTGACATCGTATCCTTTGTTGCGTCGGGATCTGGACACGTACCTTGGCCGAACATTCCATACGCTCATTCTGGATGAAGCTCAGGCGATTAAAAATGCTTCTTCCCAGACCGCGCAGGCAGTAAAACAGATTCAGGCACCGCGCCGTTTTGCACTCACAGGTACACCTGTGGAGAACTCGCTGGATGAATTATGGTCCATCTTTGAAGCTGTATTCCCTGGGCTGTTTCCAAGCTACCGAAGATTCCTCGATCTTCCTCCGGAACGGATCTCGCGGATGGTACGTCCCTTTATTCTCCGCCGCCTGAAGAAGGATGTGTTGGAAGAATTGCCTGATCGAATTGAAACGGTACAGCGGTCAGAGCTCACGGTTGAACAGAAGAAACTGTATGCCGCATACCTCTCCCAGCTTCAGGATGAAGCATCGAAGGATATGGAGGATAACGGATTCCAGAAGAATCGTATCAAAATTCTGGCTGGCATCACGCGTTTGCGTCAGTTGTGCTGTCATCCGGCCCTCTTTGTCGAAGGCTATCAAGGCGATTCCGGGAAAATGGAGCAGCTGCTAGAAACGGTCGAAGACTGTTTGGCGGCAGGCAAACGCATTCTCATCTTCTCCCAGTTTGCAAGCATGTTGAACCTGATTCGTCAGACGCTCGCGGCACAGGGAAGAAACCTGTTTTACCTGGATGGTCAGACCCCTGCGCAGAGCCGTGTCGAGATGTGTCACAGATTTAACGAGGGTGAAGCTGAGCTGTTCTTAATCTCCCTGAAAGCAGGTGGTACCGGATTAAATTTAACAGGGGCAGATACCGTTATATTATATGATCTGTGGTGGAATCCCGCCGTGGAAGAACAGGCCATCGGCCGTGCTCATCGTATGGGACAAAAACAAGTGGTTCAAGTCATCCGCTTGGTTACCGAAGGTACAATCGAAGAGAAGATTTTGGAACTTCAGCAGCGGAAGAAGGACTTGATTGCCGAAGTGATCGAACCGGGAGACGGCGGATCAACGACGTTATCCGAACAGGATATCCGCGAATTGTTGATGGTATAA
- a CDS encoding heptaprenylglyceryl phosphate synthase, whose translation MIDMIKQWRHVFKLDPDREITDEELDLVCMSGTDAIIVGGSSGITYDNTVDLMSRVRRYELPCVLEVSDLEAVVPGFDGYLIPMVLNATDSKWMIGHHQQAIERYGYLIPWDLLIAEGYIVLNANSTVARLTGADTELTTGAAVAYAQAAERLLNLPIVYMEYSGTFGDMELVGETHRQLDRAHLIYGGGIDDTEKAVQAAQVADTVVVGNIVYSDLNKALETVLAVKGTI comes from the coding sequence TTGATAGACATGATTAAGCAGTGGAGACATGTATTTAAGCTTGACCCGGACCGGGAGATTACGGACGAAGAACTTGATCTGGTCTGCATGTCGGGGACCGATGCAATTATCGTCGGCGGATCTTCCGGAATTACTTATGATAACACGGTAGACCTGATGTCCCGTGTACGTCGTTATGAGTTGCCCTGTGTGCTTGAAGTATCCGATCTGGAGGCGGTTGTTCCCGGGTTTGACGGATATCTGATCCCGATGGTCCTGAATGCAACGGACAGCAAATGGATGATTGGACACCACCAGCAGGCCATAGAACGTTATGGTTATCTCATCCCTTGGGACCTGCTGATTGCCGAGGGTTATATCGTGCTTAATGCAAACTCCACGGTAGCGCGGTTGACGGGTGCAGATACAGAACTGACGACAGGAGCAGCGGTCGCATATGCCCAGGCTGCGGAGCGTCTGCTCAATCTTCCCATTGTATACATGGAGTACAGCGGAACGTTCGGAGATATGGAGCTTGTTGGTGAGACACATAGGCAACTGGATCGGGCACATCTCATCTACGGCGGCGGAATTGATGATACGGAGAAAGCCGTGCAGGCTGCCCAGGTAGCAGATACCGTTGTGGTAGGTAACATTGTATACAGCGATTTAAATAAGGCACTTGAGACGGTGTTGGCCGTAAAAGGAACCATTTAA
- a CDS encoding glycerophosphodiester phosphodiesterase family protein, translating to MDAAKEHDPSVLDRVVVQIYNEPMLETVKEVHAFPSIIYTLYATQDTEDQVVDFVQKNDIDAVTMPEYKVNQNFVAKLNSAGAVTYVHTINDTEQVANYEKWGVYGVYSDVLTEQELDDMNTRFAWKP from the coding sequence GTGGATGCAGCCAAAGAACATGATCCATCCGTGCTGGATCGGGTGGTGGTACAGATCTATAATGAACCGATGCTTGAAACAGTGAAAGAAGTCCACGCCTTCCCTTCCATTATCTATACGTTATATGCCACACAGGATACAGAAGATCAGGTTGTTGATTTTGTGCAAAAGAATGATATTGATGCCGTAACCATGCCGGAATATAAAGTAAACCAGAATTTCGTCGCCAAGTTGAATAGTGCGGGGGCGGTCACTTACGTACACACCATTAATGACACTGAACAGGTGGCTAACTATGAGAAATGGGGCGTGTACGGGGTTTACTCGGACGTGTTAACGGAGCAGGAACTGGATGACATGAACACACGCTTTGCCTGGAAACCGTAA
- the rfbB gene encoding dTDP-glucose 4,6-dehydratase, with protein sequence MKLLVTGGAGFIGSNFVLYMLREHPNYEIINVDALTYAGNLENLHTVESNPRYTFIQADIADVQQMDAVFSQGIDVVVNFAAESHVDRSILSPDIFVRTNVMGTQVLLDAAKKYQVTKFVQVSTDEVYGSLGPTGLFTEDTPLMPNSPYSASKAGGDLLVRAYHETFGLPVNITRCSNNYGPFQFPEKLIPLIISRALNDEAIPVYGDGLNIRDWLYVEDHCSAIDLVIHNGQSGEVYNIGGNNERTNIYIVQSVLEQLGKPASLIQYVQDRLGHDRRYGIDPTKIRTELGWQPAHNFETGIKETIQWYLKHQDWWTRIQSGTYQDYVQLQYGKRMGDSST encoded by the coding sequence ATGAAACTACTGGTTACGGGTGGGGCCGGATTTATCGGCAGCAACTTTGTGCTATATATGCTTCGTGAACATCCGAATTATGAAATTATCAATGTGGATGCCTTAACGTATGCGGGGAACCTGGAGAACTTGCATACGGTAGAGTCCAATCCCAGATATACCTTCATCCAAGCAGATATTGCAGATGTACAGCAGATGGATGCTGTTTTTTCCCAAGGCATCGATGTGGTTGTGAATTTCGCTGCCGAGTCTCATGTGGATCGAAGTATTCTGTCCCCGGATATCTTTGTGCGTACCAATGTGATGGGGACTCAGGTTCTGCTGGATGCGGCAAAGAAATATCAAGTCACCAAATTTGTTCAGGTATCGACGGATGAGGTATATGGATCACTAGGTCCAACAGGTTTATTTACTGAAGATACACCTCTGATGCCAAACAGTCCTTACTCTGCAAGTAAAGCTGGCGGGGACCTGCTCGTAAGAGCCTATCATGAGACCTTTGGACTGCCTGTAAATATTACACGTTGCTCCAATAACTACGGACCTTTTCAATTCCCGGAGAAACTGATTCCGCTGATCATATCCCGTGCATTGAATGATGAAGCTATTCCAGTATATGGTGACGGGCTCAACATTCGTGACTGGCTCTATGTCGAGGATCATTGCAGTGCGATTGATCTGGTGATTCATAATGGACAATCTGGCGAAGTATACAACATTGGTGGTAATAATGAACGTACTAATATATACATTGTGCAGAGCGTATTGGAGCAACTGGGTAAGCCAGCCAGCTTGATTCAGTATGTACAGGATCGATTGGGGCATGACCGACGTTATGGTATAGATCCTACCAAGATACGTACAGAGCTCGGCTGGCAACCTGCACACAACTTTGAGACAGGGATTAAGGAGACAATTCAGTGGTATCTGAAACACCAGGATTGGTGGACGAGAATTCAATCCGGCACATATCAGGACTATGTTCAGCTTCAGTACGGTAAACGGATGGGTGATTCGTCCACATGA
- the rfbD gene encoding dTDP-4-dehydrorhamnose reductase, translating into MNYRVMVTGAAGQLGYDVVKTFEAEGHQVLACDKNQMDITDQQQCTDMITTFRPDIIIHCAAYTAVDQAEADEDTAYAINASGTRNIAVAAERVRARLVYISTDYVFDGSGSTPYREYDVTNPQSVYGKSKLAGEHLVQSLCTRWFIIRTSWVFGMHGSNFVKTMLELMVKRPQLQVVHDQQGSPTYTVDLARFIYLLCVSEKYGIYHASNSGTCTWYEFAQAIREEATKQGEFKSTAELVPCTTDQFPRPAPRPAYSVMDHLSIRTNGLEPLRPWREALIAFLKELSVAQID; encoded by the coding sequence ATGAACTATAGAGTTATGGTAACTGGCGCGGCGGGACAGCTGGGTTATGATGTGGTGAAGACCTTCGAAGCAGAGGGTCATCAGGTGTTGGCCTGTGACAAGAACCAGATGGATATTACCGATCAACAGCAGTGCACAGATATGATTACAACGTTCCGACCGGACATCATTATTCACTGCGCAGCTTACACTGCGGTCGATCAGGCTGAAGCAGATGAGGATACAGCATACGCAATCAATGCTTCAGGAACTAGAAATATTGCAGTTGCAGCCGAGAGAGTGAGAGCAAGGCTGGTATATATCAGTACCGATTATGTCTTTGATGGGAGTGGGAGTACACCATACCGGGAGTACGATGTAACGAATCCACAGAGTGTTTATGGCAAGTCGAAACTTGCCGGTGAACATCTTGTTCAAAGTTTGTGTACGCGATGGTTTATCATTCGAACATCATGGGTGTTTGGTATGCATGGCAGTAATTTTGTCAAAACCATGCTGGAACTTATGGTGAAGCGTCCACAACTTCAAGTTGTTCATGACCAACAAGGTTCACCTACCTATACGGTGGATCTTGCCCGATTCATCTATCTCCTTTGCGTAAGTGAAAAGTATGGCATCTATCATGCTTCCAATTCCGGAACTTGCACATGGTATGAGTTTGCACAGGCTATTAGGGAAGAAGCGACTAAGCAGGGGGAATTCAAGTCAACGGCTGAACTTGTGCCATGCACAACCGATCAGTTTCCACGTCCAGCCCCGCGTCCTGCATACTCGGTTATGGATCATCTATCGATCCGAACGAATGGTCTGGAACCTCTGAGACCTTGGCGTGAGGCACTGATTGCGTTTTTGAAAGAGTTGAGTGTAGCCCAAATAGACTGA
- the rfbC gene encoding dTDP-4-dehydrorhamnose 3,5-epimerase, producing MKVLPLFMDGAAILEPQVYGDHRGYFMESYNEQVLHEQGIQHVFIQDNQSLSAEAGVLRGLHYQLQPKAQTKLVRVISGAIYDVIVDVRTSSPTFGHWKSVILSEYNQRQLLVPQGFAHGFCTLVPHSQVTYKVDAYYSPELDRGILWNDPALAIDWPVTKPILSEKDQKHPLLKDAELNFD from the coding sequence ATGAAGGTACTTCCGCTGTTTATGGATGGCGCTGCCATATTGGAACCTCAGGTTTATGGTGATCACCGTGGATATTTTATGGAAAGTTATAATGAACAGGTTCTGCATGAACAGGGGATACAGCATGTCTTTATTCAGGACAATCAATCCTTGTCGGCAGAAGCAGGTGTCTTACGTGGGCTTCATTACCAGCTTCAGCCCAAAGCGCAAACTAAATTGGTGAGGGTGATATCAGGGGCTATATATGATGTGATTGTGGATGTCCGCACGTCATCCCCCACTTTTGGTCATTGGAAAAGTGTCATACTAAGTGAGTACAACCAGCGGCAGCTGCTTGTTCCTCAAGGATTTGCTCATGGATTCTGTACCTTGGTGCCTCATTCCCAGGTGACTTATAAGGTAGACGCTTATTATTCGCCTGAACTTGACCGTGGAATTCTGTGGAACGATCCGGCACTCGCCATTGATTGGCCTGTGACGAAACCTATATTATCGGAGAAGGATCAGAAGCATCCTTTACTGAAAGATGCCGAACTGAACTTCGATTAA
- the ligA gene encoding NAD-dependent DNA ligase LigA — MDPMHRMEQLVTELNQHNYQYYTMDQPQISDKEYDLLYDELVTLEQESGIVLPDSPTQRVGGELLKGFTPHRHLSPLWSLDKAQNIEQLRSWNTRVLKLINDYNSKNPDTPLPEPGYVIELKFDGLTLNLTYTNGELVQASTRGNGTVGEGILAQVKTIRSVPLRIPYTSGTIEVQGEGIMNLSVLDRYNETAAEPLKNARNAAAGALRNLNPKATAERRLNAYFYNVGYSDDIQFANHEQMMDFLRENRFKVNPSITYFHEFDDVMEQLAAIQENRGQLDYLIDGAVIKITDMRTREVLGYTDKFPRWAVAYKFEAEETTTVLNAVVWNVGRTGKVTPLARVEPVELAGVTVQNCTLNNVGDIERKNLKFALGTRVFIRRSNDVIPEILGKVTEESDGEEIVFPEQCPACGFPLEQRGAHLFCNNRLACKPQTVARISHFASRDAMDIETFSEKTAIQLYDELNVREPADLYTLQFDDLVKLERFGEKKANNLIAALELSKDRDLASFLYSLGIPNTGKSTTRMLADHYRDLHAIMNATVEELVELPDVGGIVAESIVTFFADPFTQAAIEKMLNLGVKAQAPEAPAAVVEDSFFSGKTVVLTGTLHQLTREEATQRLEALGAKVTGSVSKKTDLVIAGEKAGSKLTKAHDLGIPTIEDEDELVRLLNPKG; from the coding sequence ATGGACCCGATGCACCGGATGGAGCAACTCGTTACCGAGCTGAACCAGCATAATTATCAGTACTACACGATGGATCAGCCACAGATCAGCGATAAGGAGTATGATCTTCTGTACGATGAACTGGTTACGCTGGAACAGGAAAGCGGCATCGTTCTGCCTGATTCTCCAACACAGCGTGTGGGCGGCGAACTGCTCAAGGGGTTTACCCCACATCGCCATTTATCTCCATTATGGAGTCTGGACAAAGCGCAGAATATTGAGCAGCTGCGCAGCTGGAATACCCGTGTACTGAAACTGATTAATGACTATAACAGTAAAAATCCTGACACGCCTTTACCGGAACCGGGTTATGTCATTGAGTTGAAGTTTGACGGATTGACGCTGAACCTGACGTACACCAACGGTGAGTTGGTGCAAGCCTCTACGCGAGGGAATGGTACCGTAGGCGAAGGGATTTTGGCACAGGTAAAAACGATCCGATCCGTTCCGCTCAGAATTCCATACACAAGCGGTACGATTGAAGTACAGGGTGAAGGTATCATGAACTTGTCTGTCCTGGATCGATACAATGAGACAGCGGCAGAACCACTCAAAAATGCGCGGAATGCAGCAGCGGGAGCGCTGCGCAACCTGAATCCGAAGGCGACGGCTGAGCGTCGGCTGAATGCTTATTTTTATAACGTAGGTTATTCGGATGACATTCAGTTTGCCAATCATGAGCAGATGATGGACTTCCTACGTGAGAACCGCTTCAAAGTGAATCCATCCATCACGTACTTCCACGAATTTGATGATGTCATGGAACAATTGGCCGCGATTCAGGAGAACCGGGGTCAGTTGGACTATCTGATCGATGGAGCGGTTATCAAAATTACGGACATGCGCACCCGTGAGGTGTTGGGTTATACCGATAAATTCCCTCGCTGGGCGGTAGCATACAAATTCGAGGCAGAAGAGACTACGACGGTTCTGAATGCTGTGGTATGGAATGTGGGCCGTACTGGCAAAGTAACCCCACTGGCACGCGTAGAACCCGTTGAACTAGCCGGGGTAACGGTACAGAACTGTACGCTGAACAATGTCGGCGACATTGAGCGCAAAAATCTGAAGTTTGCTTTGGGTACACGGGTCTTTATCCGTCGCTCCAATGACGTCATTCCTGAGATTCTGGGTAAAGTGACTGAGGAGAGTGATGGCGAGGAGATCGTCTTCCCTGAGCAGTGCCCGGCATGTGGATTCCCGCTGGAGCAACGTGGAGCGCACTTGTTCTGTAACAACAGACTGGCATGCAAACCGCAGACGGTGGCACGTATTTCCCATTTTGCTTCCCGTGATGCCATGGACATTGAGACATTCAGTGAGAAAACAGCGATTCAGCTGTACGATGAATTGAACGTGCGTGAGCCTGCTGACCTGTATACGTTACAGTTTGATGATCTGGTGAAGCTAGAACGGTTTGGCGAAAAGAAAGCGAACAACCTTATCGCTGCGCTGGAGCTCAGTAAAGATCGAGATCTGGCTTCGTTCCTATACTCACTGGGTATCCCGAACACAGGTAAATCCACCACGCGTATGCTTGCGGATCACTACCGGGATCTGCACGCCATTATGAATGCAACCGTAGAAGAATTGGTTGAACTGCCTGACGTTGGAGGCATTGTGGCGGAGAGTATTGTAACTTTCTTTGCAGATCCGTTTACACAGGCTGCAATTGAGAAAATGCTCAACTTGGGTGTGAAAGCCCAGGCACCTGAGGCACCTGCAGCAGTTGTGGAAGATTCCTTCTTCAGTGGCAAAACAGTTGTCCTGACCGGAACCCTGCACCAACTAACGCGGGAAGAGGCGACACAAAGACTGGAAGCGCTCGGAGCGAAGGTAACAGGCAGTGTGTCGAAAAAGACAGATCTGGTAATTGCCGGAGAGAAGGCAGGTAGTAAGCTAACCAAAGCTCATGATCTCGGTATTCCAACGATCGAGGATGAGGACGAACTTGTACGTCTTTTGAACCCAAAGGGTTAG
- a CDS encoding molybdopterin-dependent oxidoreductase has product MAEILGIGRVWLKWLHIVVGLAMLAPVVYYLILAGKHWKQLRNRPWQRINTIVVLALLVGWLLSGIVLWQFKLAGPRWSNAALLIHDLLTWVGLPYIIYHSITRTKWLKDPARRTVTTTTTSTQTQNASDPSNSISDEHETPAAISSSHTDRRSDRDSLKKPERPEPVYTRRAFIRSAVGVGLAVTLGPTFISWVGRNLKIDNSIDSMLENDPNRMVPLPQPLTASSPPIGGGAEGHFRVYTVTPIPSFSNANWSFRIDGLVERAQVWNWEQFVKLARTVQVSDFHCVTGWSVYKNTWEGISLAQLLKQAGSNRKLTV; this is encoded by the coding sequence TTGGCGGAGATACTCGGAATCGGACGTGTCTGGTTAAAATGGCTGCATATCGTCGTCGGGCTAGCGATGCTGGCACCCGTGGTATATTACTTGATTTTGGCCGGAAAGCACTGGAAGCAGCTTCGTAACAGACCTTGGCAAAGAATTAATACTATAGTAGTTCTCGCCTTGTTGGTGGGATGGCTCCTCTCGGGTATTGTATTATGGCAGTTCAAGCTGGCTGGACCTCGATGGTCGAATGCTGCACTTCTGATCCATGACCTGTTAACTTGGGTAGGCTTACCTTATATCATCTATCACTCCATAACTCGGACCAAATGGTTAAAGGACCCTGCACGTCGTACGGTTACAACCACTACAACTTCAACACAAACTCAAAATGCATCTGATCCATCTAATTCAATATCGGATGAACATGAAACTCCGGCTGCCATATCTTCTTCCCATACTGATCGCAGATCCGACAGAGATTCTCTCAAGAAGCCTGAGCGACCTGAACCTGTGTATACACGCCGAGCTTTCATCCGTTCTGCTGTAGGTGTTGGACTCGCCGTAACGCTGGGACCTACATTTATATCCTGGGTAGGACGAAATCTCAAGATAGATAACAGTATCGATAGTATGCTGGAGAATGATCCTAACCGTATGGTTCCTTTGCCACAACCGCTGACGGCTTCCTCTCCTCCCATCGGCGGCGGAGCGGAAGGTCATTTCCGCGTATATACGGTTACGCCCATACCGTCATTCTCCAATGCTAACTGGTCTTTCCGAATCGATGGATTGGTTGAACGGGCGCAGGTTTGGAACTGGGAACAGTTCGTGAAGCTCGCGCGTACCGTGCAGGTTAGTGATTTTCACTGTGTAACGGGATGGTCTGTATATAAAAATACCTGGGAAGGTATTTCTCTTGCACAGCTTCTGAAACAGGCCGGGTCAAACCGGAAGCTCACAGTGTGA
- a CDS encoding molybdopterin-dependent oxidoreductase: MKFYSGDGVYTDAITMDQAQMEDIMVAVMHDGKPIPADLGGPVRLVIPQMYAYKSVKWLNRIELIDSEHIGYWEERGYDKDAWLTGASQRIPNNISGS, encoded by the coding sequence GTGAAGTTTTATTCCGGTGATGGTGTGTATACAGATGCAATTACGATGGATCAGGCGCAGATGGAGGATATTATGGTCGCTGTCATGCATGATGGCAAACCCATCCCCGCAGATCTGGGCGGTCCTGTACGGCTCGTCATTCCTCAAATGTACGCCTATAAATCAGTAAAATGGTTGAATCGCATTGAACTCATCGACAGCGAACACATCGGTTATTGGGAAGAACGAGGCTATGATAAGGATGCCTGGCTTACAGGCGCATCTCAGCGCATCCCTAACAATATAAGTGGATCATAA